A window of Gossypium raimondii isolate GPD5lz chromosome 7, ASM2569854v1, whole genome shotgun sequence genomic DNA:
CATTTTTCCACATCTTTTGTGCAGGGTTTCTACTCTGGACGTTGGTATGTCTGGAGGCAGTCAATCCACAACCTACATGTTTTGGCAGCTTGTCTACCAATTTGGTGGCATTCCCCACAACTATATGTACTTGCAGCTTGTCTTGGAATTTGGTGGCTTCGTCCACATAAATGTCAGTGTATTTTGGATGAATGAGTTCTAGGGAGCTCCTTTTGGTGTGTAGCAGTGATGGGTAGAATGTTTTAAAACAATTTGCATAATTGTTTTACAAAAAGGTGCATTACCATAATCATGTGcatgaaaatttgttatttcATATGCTAAGTATGtgcttattgttatttaatgtgttataaatttcACACTGATCTTAAAAACTTACCCCATTAGTTTATTAACCTTTGAGATGATTCACGAGCTTAAGAGTTAGATTCAACATATGGAGGAGTCTCTCAGATcagatttttaataaatggtttaTAAACTATTCATGTTGTTAttttggacattggacattgAACTTTTTATGggttatttttacttttaatttttaaattgctgtaatgccccaaaattcaagtttttaatttttgcatgttttgtcacaaattgcttgtttgcttcaatggttaagtgatttgggtgtgtatgggggTGTTTGAGaagcttgggttcaagtcttggcttttgcaaaatttttagttttgctatTAATTGAATCTGGACATTGGCAtttaggccttataaatattagtgttggTTTTATATCACAAAAAGGGCTTGTGGTCTGATGGCAAGATGGCGTGTTGagtaactgtgaggtctgaggttcaagtcctgggttgcGCAATGGAATATTTATCTTGTTGCTTGAGCTGGGTAGGTGGTGGAGTTGGACTAGAATACTGCTGAGtggagtttgaattggtcatggAAAGAGTTGAAGAGGATTTGATGGAGAAAATCAaagagggataaggggagagatttgaggagaaaATTTAGGAGTGGGTTGAGAGGAGAGTTGTGCAGTTTGGGGAGTTTTCACCTTGGAAATTTCAGCTAGGGGTATGGATGTGCCGAGTTTGGTCTTTGGCATTTTGGGTAATCCGTGTCTTGCATTAGTTTCTCTACTTGTCTCAGTTTTGGTCAATTTCATATTGCAGCTTTTGGTTTTTGGCAAGTTTATTCTCGGGTTTGTACACTTTCCtatttcgttttctttttcctcttctctCTATTGGCCGAATATCCCTTCCTTCTTCCCTCTCATTTTTGCTGCTAAACTCTCCTTTCTCTTCTCCCTTTCCATCTCTCTCTTAGCCGAATCCCTTTCCTCTCCCCCTCTTTTTCTTTGACTGAATGttcttctctctctttctattttgattcttacctaatattattttattttgcttttgaaCTGAGAAGTATCTCATTTTTTTGTGTGGGGTTTAGCCGATTGTTATTCCTCTGTTTGATCACTCCCTACGTTGATCTTCTTTTTGCCGCGGTTGTTGTTCGAGTGCTGCAAGTATTGTAGATTATCGATAAGTCGTGATACTCCTCGCTTTTTGTTTTAATTggttctttttcattctttatcTTTAAGCCGAATACCCTCTTGGCCACTATTATGGCCTAATTTAGTCTATGAAGGTCATTGTGTGGTGCAGATTATCGTTGCAGCAGGTGATTGCTTTTGGGTTAGCGGTTTGGAATAGTAGGGTTGCCCTCATACAAGCAAGGTAAAGATGGTGATTTTTGGGTTGTGTGTAGAAAAAGAGAGGGTGTCTTACCCTAACGGTTAAAGGACTGACATTGGATTATGTTGAATCTAGGTTGGTGTACGTGGAGGTTGCGCTCTTCTCGTAATCAGGTGTGTGATCACACCCTTTTAACTGTAAATCGACAAAAGCCAAAAAGCTGAAAAAGACAATGTTGAGACCATATGAGCGTGCGAACACTCGTGTGGTAAATCAAACCCATGAAACATGGTGTTGGACTGTAGAGGcttccatgagcattttcatgggtTTAGGTCGAAATAGGCCacaaattaccgaaataccttcaaagggtaaaattaccaaaatacccctgaaaggtaaaataatcgaattacccccaaagggtaaaatgactgaaatatccccataaggtaaaatgactattatacccctaggagttgAAATATGTGTATGATCGATCtgctctatgatatatatacatgactgttactgaataggacatactgcatacacgtatgatttatgacatgacataatgcatggggttgggattctgatataggggaagtatactgtactggtggctttgccacatataatGTTATTGGCAGCTTGGCTGTgttattggtgtgttggctgggtgggtcgattttatccccatatggtgtgttggtggtacggagtggtgtgttgacTTGATTGGGATGGGTCGCATCACAACATTGTACTGATTTCTGTATTGGGTAGggcccacactgttactgtaaTGGGATAAGGCCCAAACTATACTGATACTatatagggctcaggcccagactgaTTCTGCATGTTGCATAGTGATTGTTTagaaggggattacacactgagtttcataAACTCACTCTCTCCTTTAACTATGCAGGTAATCCAAAACCTGAGGCGATTcagtgctgcgagggactcagaGATAGCCACACAATCACTGCGGTTCACATtagcctttatttttttaatttaataataagttggattttgtttttgtaataaggcctttaattgggtttaaaattttaattgggctATTGCTTTATATTTTAAGCTGCTAGTTATATGAAAAcgagttttcaaaataattattgttttcaaagacatgAACTTTAATCGTTAGATTTAACAAATGCTTCcgcattttaaataaaatttaaaataacattagcAGTTAACAATGCAAACATTTGGTTAATTGTACAGTTAAACTTTAATAAAGAGGTTTCCAAATTTAAGAAACGAGTTTTACCAACTAGTTCGACGTTTGAGAAACACTTCGatgtgacacaccagattcggccataacatctgggccgagtttggggtgttacaattgccATGCATGCTCGtttgatgaatttataaatattttgatttgtttttatttaatttattatgatttttatttaatttaaaataatcctataaatttatgattttctaagCATTTTCAAAAGTCTGTTGCAAAATTTCtttaccaaaatcatttttaagaaataatttaaatattgaaaattatttgttttaatgaaGTAAGACGATATCTCGATAAAATAATGaacttttcaaatatttgagttttaataagggttctttcaaaaactaatttatttagtatttaaagtttaaagtttTCGTAAAAAAACAACTTAAATCTGTTTGTttttaacaagcaaatgttttgaatgtttttaatgtGACTTCCAGAATttggccataacatctaggccgagtttggaggttacatttagtggtatcagagccgaATTCAAAACTTGGACTACAGATTTTTAATTGGGTATTCAAAATCTGGTATTCATTGCTGTTTTAAAGAGTATATTAAAAATCTTTTtctactaaatttaaaaattaaaattttgagaattcgAGACTCTAATGTTGAttctataacaccccaaactcgacctaGACGTTACAGTTGGATCTgacgtgtcacattgaagtgtctatCGAATGATTAGactcgttggtaaaaatttggttccaagtttaaaattaacttctttattattaaagaaaaatgtttgTCTTGTTATCAGATTTCGTTTTAATAAGTTAGTTCTAAATCGTGGAagctttttaaattctattgtttAACAAAAACAcccgtgtctttgaaaacaataataattttaaaactcgtCTTCTCCTAACTAGCAGTTTTAAAATAGGTAAGCAAAagctcaattaaaattttaaaccaactcaaaggccttattacaaaaacaaaacccaacatataaattaaattaacaaaaaagcAAGTGTAACAAGCAGTAGatgtgtggccacctccaagTCCCTTAAAGCACCGAATTACCtaaggctgaggattacctacaCAATtaaaaggagagggtgagtttacgaaactcagtgtgCCATCCCCTACCAACCAGTCAGCATACAACATGCAGTAACAGTCTGGGCCTAAGCTCAACGCGGTAATAGTACAGTGTAGGCCTTAGCCCGATACGgtaacaatgtgggccttagcccaatacagaaaCAATATGGGCCTTATCCCATTAtagtaacagtgtgggccttagcccaaaacagaaacaatgtgggccttagcccaatatagaaatagtgtgggccttagcccattacagtaacagtgtgggccttagcctaaAACAGAAACAGTGtgataatgcaacccatcccaatccatccaacacaccactccgtaccaccaacacaccatgtggggataaaattaacccacccagccaacacaccaatatcgcagcagaGTTGCTAGTAATAGTATTGCAGCGAAGCTGCCAGTAACAATATATATGGTgaagccaccagtacagtatacttcccTATAttagtatcccaaccccatgctgTATGCCATGTCATAAATGatacgtgtatgcagaatgtcatgcATAACATAGAGCAAACCAGACTTACATACATAAGGTCATAATAGTCATTTAATCTCCTAGGGGTGtaatggtcattttaccctttgagggtatttcagcCATTTTATCCtctgggggtattttggtcattttacccttcgggggtatttcggtcattttacccttcgagggtatttcggtcattagCCCACGAATCAAAAGTTGGCTTTACCACTCGAGCTTTCGCACGCCCATATGGTCTCAATTCAGTCCAACAGATAGGAGTACGAAACCTACGGCCATATAATGCCTCGTACGGAGCCATTTGAATACTGGACTGGTAGCTATTATTTTATGTGAACTCTACTAGCAGCAAATAGTCTTCCTAACTGCCTCGAAAATCCGTTACACAACACCTCAACAAATCCTCCAATACTTGAATCAACTCTTTCCGATTGACCATCTATCTGgggatgaaatgcagtactaaaaTTTAGTCTTGAACCCAAAGCCTTATGTAACTTCTTCTAGAATCGAGACGTGAATCAaggatctctatctgatatcATAGAAACTAGTGCCCCCATGCAATCTTACAATCTCAGCCACATACAGTTTAGCCAACTTCTGCAAAGAGTAATCAGTACGGATTGGTATGAAATGGGCAGATTTAGTCAATCGATCTACAATAACCCAAACCGAATCCTTCTTGGTAGGCGTTAAGAGCAAcccactcacaaaatccatggtcACTCTCTCTCACTTGCAAAGTGGAATTTTAACTGGCTGAAGTAACcctgaaggtaactgatgctaaGCCTTCACTTGCTGACAAGTTAAACACTTACCTACAAAATCAGTAACTTCACGCTTAAGTCCAAGCCACCAATAAATCTCACGAAGGTCACGATACATTTTATTCCCActgggatgcatagcataaggactaCTATGCACCTCTCGCAGTATAGACTGACTCAAATCATTATCCCTCAGTATACAGACTCTCCCACGGAAGCATAGTACTCTTTCACTATTCAACCCAAAATCTGAAATTTCTCCACTCTTAACCTGTCGAAATTGAGGAACCAGTGATTCATCCAACAATTGTTTACCCTTAATCTGTTCAGCCCACACCAGTCTAACTTGTAACTCGGCCAACAAGCTACCATTATCAAACAAGCTGAGACGAGCGAACATCACTCTCAAATCAGATACAGTCCTACAGCTCAGTGCGTCAGCTACCATGTTAGCCTTACCAGGATGGTATTCTACAGCTTAGTGCGTCAGCTACCACGTTAGCCTTACTAGGATGGTATTCAATCAagcaatcataatccttaagcagctctATGCATCTTCACTGCCTATGATTCAGCTCCTTCTGAGTTAGGAGATActtaaggctcttgtgatccgtgtagatagtacacttctcaccatataaaTGGTGCCTCCAAATTTTTAGTGCGAATACCACAGGGGCTAACTCCAAGTCATGAGTAGGATAATTCACCTCGTGAggcttaagctgacgagacgcatAAGCAACCACCTTACCTTCCTACATCagcacacaacccaaaccaacgTGTGATGCATCACTTAGACAGTGAATTCCTTCCCAAACTCTGGCTGTATCAAGATAGGGGCCTCAGTCAAaacctttttcaatttctcaaaactttcttgctACTTATCAGTCCAGTTAAACAGTACCCCTTTACGTAGCAACTTAGTCAGAGGTGCAGCAATCAAggaaaacccctcaacaaaacgTTTGTAATACCTTGCGAAACCTAGAAAACTTCGAATCTCAGATACGGTCTTAGGTGGTTTCCGTTTCAGTACAGCTTCAATTTTTTAAGGGTCAACTCTAATCCCCTCGGCAGACACCACGTGACCCAGAAATGTCACTTCTCGcagccaaaactcacacttgctaAACTTAGCGTAAAGTTTCTCCCTTAAAATCTGCAGAACAATTCAGAGATGaacatcatgctcatcctcggTTCTCAAATACACCAAAATATCGTCTATAAAAACCACCATGAACCGATCCAAGTAGGGTTGGAATACTCAGTTCATCAGGTTCATGAAGGCTGCTAGTACATTCGTCAGCCCAAacggcatcactaggaactcgtaatgtccataacgagtcctaaacgcAGTCTTATACACACCAACCTCCTTAACCCTCAGCTGATGATACCTAGAACAAAGATctattttagagaaaatcgaAGCTCCTtgcaactgatcaaataaatcatttatcctcggcaaaggatacttattcttgatgtCAGTTTATTCAATTGTCGATAGTCGATGCACATATGCATGgaccatccttcttctttacgAACAACACTGGTGCTCCCTACGGAGACACGCTAGGTCGAATGAATCCTCGATCCAATAGTTCTTggatttgagcttttaattccacCAGCTCCTTCGGTGCCCTGCTATAAGGAGTGATGGACACTTGAGCTGTTCCTGGCAGGAGCTCAATTCCAAATTCAACTTCACGGTTCAGAGGCAACCAAAGGAGCTCATCAGGAAATACATCAGAAAAATCCTTCATAGTTCAGATATCTCCAACAGAAGGACCCTCAGAATCAGATGTACCAATATAGGCTAGAAACGCCTCACAACCCTTGTGAACCAGTTTTTCGGCCCTTAATGCAAAGATCACACTAGACAGAAAGTCCTTTCGCTCCCCAATCACAACCACCTCCTTAGCCTCAATAGTCTTTAGTACCATTCGCTTAGCAGCACAATCCAAACTTGCAAGGTAtttaaccaaccaatccattcccaagATTAGGTCGAATTCACCAAATGGTAGCTCCATCAAATTCGCTAGAAATATAACTCCTTAAACCTCTAGGGGCACATCTCTGATCAATTTGTCTACCCTTACTAATTGTCCTAGTGGACTTAACACAGTCATCTCATTAACAGTACTCTCACACATGATACCTAAGATGCCAGACATAGTACATGCAATGTAAGAATGCGTAGACCCTATATCAATTAAAGCAGTGTAAGGTACATTATAAATTAGGAACCTACTGGTTATAACATCTGGAGCATCACCATCCTCTCGGCGACAAGCAGCATAAACCAGT
This region includes:
- the LOC128042501 gene encoding uncharacterized protein LOC128042501 — protein: MVADALSCRTVSDLRVMFARLSLFDNGSLLAELQVRLVWAEQIKGKQLLDESLVPQFRQVKSGEISDFGLNSERVLCFRGRVCILRDNDLSQSILREVHSSPYAMHPSGNKMYRDLREIYWWLGLKREVTDFVGKCLTCQQVKA